The DNA segment AACCTTATATTTTTTACTTATGATGAGCCTTAAAATATTCTAATGTTTTTTGTAAGCCATCATCTAATGTTGTGGATGCTACAAATCCAAAATCGCGTTCCGCCTTTGCATTGCTTAACCGTGAATGTTTGATATCACCTATGCGTTCAGCCTCATAATGAACCATAAAGTCGGCACCACTAATAGTTCTGAATCGCGTAATCAACTCATTTACAGATGTTCCCGTATTGGTAGAAACATTATAAATACCTGTACAGTTATTATTTCCCATAGCCTTAATATTAGCTTCTACCACATCTTCTACGTAAATAAAGTCTCTTGTTTGTTCCCCATCACCATATACGGTTAAAGGCTTACCTTCAACAATTAAACGATTGAAAATACTTATAACGCCGCCTTCACCACCATCACCTTGACGTGGTCCATATACATTGGCATATCTAAAGCATACTGTATTTAATCCAAAAGCTTCACGATAAATACGCAAATATCCTTCTGCGGTAAGCTTAGTCAAACCATAGAAGGATGATGGCATACCACTAAGTTCTTCAGTCAATGGTAATACTGCTAAGTCCCCATAAACAGCAGCTGAAGAAGGCATTAAAAATTGTTCAACTTTCACCTTACGACATGCATCAAGTACATTTATTAGCCCTAGTAAATTAACATCACAGTCATATCCAGGATTCTCCATTGAGGACTGCACCATAGTTTGAGCAGCCTCATGGAATACAATAGAGGGCTTAAACTCTTCAAAAATAGATACTAGCTTTGGATCTCGTACATCCATCTCAATAAATTGAGCGGACTCATGTACAAAAGAACGCATACCTGTAGATAGATTATCTATAACAAGCACATTGTGCCCTAATTCAATTAATCGATCAACGAGATGAGAGCCAATAAATCCAGCCCCACCTGTAACACATATATTCATAGTATCCTCCCTTCTTATATTTCTAAATACCTGCACCTTGTTTAGCTAGTGCATCGGCCATTTCATTATATGTATCGCCCGTATGTGCTGCCACCTTGTGAAAGTGTACGCGCACACGATTTTTTATAGAATCATAAAATGCAGCATATTGTTGAGTTAGTGCATTATTCCGTTTCCATCTTTTGGTAGCCCACATTTCAATTCCCATATAATCATAATATAAGGAACATTCAGGAATACCATGATCAACAGCATATTTCATAACATACATCGCAGCTAATAGCTCGCCAGACACATTCCAAAAAGCCGTATATCGTTCATCAGTAGAGGGAAAGGAAAAAGTCTTTCTAGTCCCATTCAAGAAGATAACACCACCTGAGCCAACAGTATTAGTCCCTTTATTATAACTACCATCAATATAAGCAATAATATGGTCGGCCTTAGTAAAATCTGGTTTCACCACATCTGGAGATACCTTATTTTGAACTTTAGAACTAAATCCTATAGGTCTAGAATTCATAGATTTAGACTTAACTGCTTGTGGCGATTTAGGTTCGCTCCGTTTAGCACTCATGAAATCACTCAAGGATAATCCTGAATCATCTACAAAGGCACGTGCTTCTGCTTCTGTAGGGAAAGATTTGTAGATAGCACCGCCAAAACCCTTTACCTGTTTCTCACAATCTGCCCATGTAGTATAAACTCCTGGTACACGGCCTTGACGAACTGCATAAAACTTCTTTGCCATACGTACCTCTTAATGATCCATTGTAAGTGATACAAATTCAGCATTTACAACAGAGGCCAAGTTCTTTGGATTTACCTTCATCTGCATGCCTCGTAGACCAGCGCTTACATATACAAACTCTTGAGGCTCCATTGTGGCATCAAAATAGGTAGGAAATGATTTTTTCATCCCCACTGGAGAACATCCGCCCCGTAAGTATCCGGTAATACCTAGTAAGTCCTTAACATGAATCAGTTCTACAGACTTATTATGACTGACACGAGCCGCTTGTTTCATATCTAGCTCTTCAGCCACTGGAATACAGAATACTACAAACCCTGTTTTATCGCCCTTACCAACAAGTGTTTTAAAGACTTGTTTTTCATCGAGTCCTAAAGCTTCTACTACATGAAGGCCTGCAGCACGCTCTTCAGACCACTCATATTCGCTAATACTATAAGGTATCTTATGAGTATCTAAAATACGTAATGCATTTGTTTTCTTATGTTTCTCTTTACCCACTATAACCTCCATATACTAGCATAACAAATAAATTTAATCATACCATAATATATTTCTATCGATAAATATATTTTTCATTACTATTTATTTACGATTTTATTAATATTTTTTAGTTCAATACGCAAGGTTCCATCATCATTAGTTTTGATTTCAATGAACTCGCGATTTTTCATATACTCTACAGGAAAAGAAATTTCAATGCCCGTATCGGTTTTAATCTTATGATGTTCGCCAACCTTCGTAGCAAACTCTCGATTAACAGGTAGAGGCCTCATCATATCCGCATCAGCTAATTCTTTCTTAGCCGCCTCTTGTTGAACAGGATTGGCTTTAAATACCTCTTCCACAATGCGAACAGGATCTACTGTATCAGATACTTCTGCATTTTTCGCAATCATAGACTTTGCAATCGTCAATTCAACGACACCATCTGACTCATGGGCTTGAGCCACCTTATCTACGATAGCTTTCACCTTTTTCACCGTATCTCTAGAAGATTGGTTAGTGCCTAATTGCAATACCTTATCTGCTAAGATATAGGATACTTCACCATCAAATTCACCTTTTGGTTCAAAAATTCGAACGCTAAAATCATGCAAATTAATCGATGCAAAGGCGCGTAACTTTTGTGAAGGCATAGGCAACACAGCCTTATGAGAAACAAGTTCTGTAGCTAAACTGCCATCATCTTCACTAAATAGTTGATGAGTAAAAGCATCATGAGCTTGGCACAGAAGAATGCAGATATAAGATGCATCCGTAACAGCTTCACAAATAATCGTATCGATAACAACGGAGTCCGTCGCTTGTTTCATATAGGTAAACAAGCTTTCACCTAAATTCTTAGATAACTCTATAAACTTAAGGTCTCCATTTTTATAATCGACTAATTGTTTACCAAATGGACTTGCATCATGCAAGGTACCTGTTCTAGCACCGGGGTCTTTGAACGCCTTAACTACATGATTTGAAATATAATCATGAATAGCTTGATCGCCAACCTTTAATTCATGTTCAGAGTATACAGCTAAAGAAGACGTAAAATCGAAAATCTCTAGCGCCGCCTTATTAATCTGCATGATGCCTCCTTATAACAGTAAAAACGATTACCCTTTATTATACCACTCTTTTAGCTTTCGTTTATCAACTTTTGAGCATTCTGTAAGAGGTAACATAGGAATAGAGTAGATGGATTTTGGCCATTCTATGGAAGGTCTATGATGCCGAATTGTTTCCATAACATCGGCGACTAGAACATTATCCTCCAACACCATATATGCTACAAAATCTTCCCCTTTTACATCATCTATGATATCGATAATAGCTACTTCTGAGACACCATCTATAGATTGCAAATAAGTTTCCATGGAGGGAATAGATATTTTATAGCCCCCCTTGTTTACCACATCGCCTTGTCGCCCAGTAAACATAAGATACCCCTCTGTATCTATATAACCACAATCATTAACGGTATATGTATCGGAAATACCTTCAATATGATATTTTGTAGTTACATATATAACCCCATCATCTGCTTTAATTCGGACCGTTGGGAATGGCCTGCCCACAGTGCCTTCTCGGTCTAGCCACTCTTTACCTGTGCAATAGGTTATATAGTTAAGCTCAGAAGCACCATAATACAGAATAAACTCCATATTAGGACATAGCTG comes from the Veillonella dispar genome and includes:
- a CDS encoding viroplasmin family protein, which codes for MAKKFYAVRQGRVPGVYTTWADCEKQVKGFGGAIYKSFPTEAEARAFVDDSGLSLSDFMSAKRSEPKSPQAVKSKSMNSRPIGFSSKVQNKVSPDVVKPDFTKADHIIAYIDGSYNKGTNTVGSGGVIFLNGTRKTFSFPSTDERYTAFWNVSGELLAAMYVMKYAVDHGIPECSLYYDYMGIEMWATKRWKRNNALTQQYAAFYDSIKNRVRVHFHKVAAHTGDTYNEMADALAKQGAGI
- a CDS encoding NAD-dependent epimerase/dehydratase family protein, which produces MNICVTGGAGFIGSHLVDRLIELGHNVLVIDNLSTGMRSFVHESAQFIEMDVRDPKLVSIFEEFKPSIVFHEAAQTMVQSSMENPGYDCDVNLLGLINVLDACRKVKVEQFLMPSSAAVYGDLAVLPLTEELSGMPSSFYGLTKLTAEGYLRIYREAFGLNTVCFRYANVYGPRQGDGGEGGVISIFNRLIVEGKPLTVYGDGEQTRDFIYVEDVVEANIKAMGNNNCTGIYNVSTNTGTSVNELITRFRTISGADFMVHYEAERIGDIKHSRLSNAKAERDFGFVASTTLDDGLQKTLEYFKAHHK
- the ybaK gene encoding Cys-tRNA(Pro) deacylase — protein: MGKEKHKKTNALRILDTHKIPYSISEYEWSEERAAGLHVVEALGLDEKQVFKTLVGKGDKTGFVVFCIPVAEELDMKQAARVSHNKSVELIHVKDLLGITGYLRGGCSPVGMKKSFPTYFDATMEPQEFVYVSAGLRGMQMKVNPKNLASVVNAEFVSLTMDH
- a CDS encoding nucleoid-associated protein, with the protein product MQINKAALEIFDFTSSLAVYSEHELKVGDQAIHDYISNHVVKAFKDPGARTGTLHDASPFGKQLVDYKNGDLKFIELSKNLGESLFTYMKQATDSVVIDTIICEAVTDASYICILLCQAHDAFTHQLFSEDDGSLATELVSHKAVLPMPSQKLRAFASINLHDFSVRIFEPKGEFDGEVSYILADKVLQLGTNQSSRDTVKKVKAIVDKVAQAHESDGVVELTIAKSMIAKNAEVSDTVDPVRIVEEVFKANPVQQEAAKKELADADMMRPLPVNREFATKVGEHHKIKTDTGIEISFPVEYMKNREFIEIKTNDDGTLRIELKNINKIVNK